The stretch of DNA ACGCCATGCCTCCACCCAATACAGTCACTTCAGGACCGCAAATCCGACTTCACGCATCCCACCCAGGGGGATAGGATGTCAACATGCAGCATGCCTCCCATCCCGAAATCGTCAAGCGCCTGAAGCGTGCCCACGGCCATCTCGCCGGCGTCATCGCCATGATCGAAGATGGACGCTCCTGCGTGGACCTCGCTCAGCAACTCCACGCGGTCGAGGCCGCGATCACGAACGCCAAGCGCGTCCTGATCCAGGACCACATGGAGCATTGCCTCGGCGATGGGGTCGAGCACGGCGGCAAGTCCGCGAGGGACGCCCTCACCGAGTTCAAAACGCTGTCGAAGTACCTCTAGAATCGGCCATGCTCTCCGTCCTGGCGAACCGAACCTACCGGCATCTCTTCGCCGCCCAGCTCATCGCCCTCATCGGCACCGGTCTTCTCACCGTCGCCTTGGGCCTGCTGGCGTTC from Methylobacterium sp. PvR107 encodes:
- a CDS encoding metal-sensing transcriptional repressor, with translation MQHASHPEIVKRLKRAHGHLAGVIAMIEDGRSCVDLAQQLHAVEAAITNAKRVLIQDHMEHCLGDGVEHGGKSARDALTEFKTLSKYL